A section of the Bacillus sp. HSf4 genome encodes:
- a CDS encoding carbonic anhydrase, whose protein sequence is MANLSSILKHNQSFVEEEGYKFYETTKFPEKKLVILTCMDTRLLELLHHAMGLKNGDAKIIKNAGAVVSHPFGSVMRSILVAVYELKAEEVCVIGHHECGMASLNASSILEKAKQRGVGEDCLELLENAGVDLRSWMTGFASVEDSVSHSVNMVRNHPLMPPDVPVHGLVIDPRTGRLEVVEDGYVQEDAPLSGIGRT, encoded by the coding sequence ATGGCTAATTTATCTTCCATTTTGAAACACAACCAGTCTTTTGTAGAGGAAGAGGGGTACAAGTTTTACGAAACGACAAAATTTCCTGAGAAAAAGCTTGTGATTTTGACATGCATGGATACACGTTTATTGGAGCTGCTCCATCATGCTATGGGGTTGAAAAATGGAGACGCAAAAATTATCAAGAATGCGGGAGCCGTTGTTTCTCATCCTTTTGGAAGCGTGATGCGCAGCATTCTTGTTGCCGTTTATGAACTGAAGGCCGAAGAAGTCTGCGTCATCGGCCATCATGAATGCGGCATGGCCAGTCTAAACGCTTCATCTATTCTCGAAAAGGCTAAACAGCGGGGAGTGGGAGAGGACTGCCTGGAACTATTAGAAAACGCCGGGGTCGATTTGCGGTCGTGGATGACGGGCTTTGCCAGTGTAGAAGACAGTGTCTCACATAGCGTCAACATGGTGCGGAATCATCCACTGATGCCGCCGGATGTTCCCGTTCATGGGTTGGTGATCGATCCAAGGACCGGCCGTTTGGAAGTTGTAGAAGATGGATATGTTCAGGAAGATGCACCACTCTCAGGTATAGGTAGAACGTGA
- a CDS encoding D-glycerate dehydrogenase: MKPFVYVTKPIPKEIEELLSKACTYEIWPSRERIPRGTLLEKIGEAEGLLTSGTKIDRELLSCAPKLKIVSNNSVGYDNFDIEAMKENSVIGTHTPYILDDTVADLAFGLILASARRIAELDRYVRQGKWTKSEDDETLFGSDVHHQTLGIIGMGRIGEQVAKRAAFGFDMEVLYYNRSRKPETEKKTGAVYTDFHQLLERSDFIVLITPLTEETYHLIGERELKRMKKSAIFINISRGQTVDEKALIKALEEGWIKGAGLDVFEKEPIAGDNPLISLPNVTLLPHIGSSTRITHINMLKCAAKNMIDGLEGRRPQNIVKELR, from the coding sequence ATGAAGCCGTTTGTATACGTGACAAAACCGATACCGAAAGAGATTGAGGAGCTTCTCAGCAAAGCTTGTACATATGAAATTTGGCCGTCGCGGGAGCGTATTCCCAGGGGCACGCTGCTTGAAAAAATCGGGGAAGCGGAAGGTCTCTTGACGTCCGGAACAAAAATTGATCGTGAATTATTATCCTGTGCACCGAAATTAAAGATCGTCAGCAACAATTCCGTCGGCTATGACAATTTTGATATTGAAGCGATGAAAGAGAATTCTGTCATTGGGACGCATACACCATACATTCTTGACGATACCGTCGCCGATCTCGCCTTTGGGCTGATTCTGGCTTCAGCTCGCCGAATCGCTGAGCTTGACCGCTATGTCCGTCAAGGCAAATGGACCAAGTCCGAGGATGATGAAACATTGTTTGGAAGCGATGTTCATCATCAAACACTCGGTATCATCGGGATGGGACGCATTGGCGAGCAGGTCGCCAAACGGGCCGCCTTTGGCTTTGACATGGAGGTCCTTTACTACAATCGCAGCCGCAAACCGGAGACCGAAAAGAAAACGGGCGCCGTGTATACGGATTTTCATCAGCTTCTGGAGCGTTCAGATTTCATCGTTCTGATCACACCGCTTACAGAGGAAACATATCACCTCATTGGAGAACGCGAATTAAAGCGGATGAAAAAGTCGGCCATCTTTATTAACATCTCCCGCGGCCAAACCGTTGATGAAAAAGCGTTAATCAAAGCGTTGGAGGAAGGATGGATTAAAGGGGCGGGGCTTGATGTATTTGAAAAAGAGCCGATTGCCGGGGACAATCCGCTCATCAGTCTTCCCAATGTCACACTCCTTCCCCATATCGGCTCATCCACCCGCATCACTCATATCAACATGCTGAAATGTGCCGCAAAAAACATGATTGACGGCCTTGAAGGAAGACGGCCGCAGAACATTGTGAAAGAATTGAGATAG
- a CDS encoding flavin reductase family protein has product MNQTIKEIEPSILYYGTPVILLSTLNEDGSTNISPLSSSWALGDCIVLGAGTSGKAFENIQRERQCVINVPDPSLWRNVEQLAPLTGKHPVPKDKERLGFTFHKRKFAASGFMPAPSLSVKPDRIAECPLQIEAEAASIRIPEHSPFFAVIETKVLKVHAHERIIKEGNHIDPQKWSPLIYNFRHYFRLGDELGKTFRA; this is encoded by the coding sequence ATGAACCAAACAATCAAAGAGATCGAGCCAAGTATTTTATATTACGGGACGCCTGTCATTTTGCTCAGCACGCTGAATGAAGACGGTTCAACAAATATCAGTCCGCTTTCATCTTCCTGGGCGCTCGGGGACTGCATTGTGCTCGGAGCCGGCACCTCAGGAAAGGCCTTTGAAAACATCCAGAGGGAAAGACAGTGTGTCATCAATGTACCTGATCCATCATTATGGAGAAACGTAGAGCAACTCGCTCCTTTAACCGGCAAGCATCCCGTCCCAAAAGACAAAGAACGGCTCGGCTTCACTTTTCACAAACGAAAATTTGCGGCAAGCGGCTTTATGCCGGCTCCTTCCCTGTCGGTCAAGCCTGATAGAATCGCTGAATGTCCGCTTCAAATCGAAGCCGAGGCCGCGAGCATCCGGATTCCTGAACATTCTCCATTCTTCGCAGTCATCGAAACAAAAGTGCTGAAAGTCCATGCACATGAGCGCATTATCAAAGAGGGAAATCACATTGATCCGCAGAAGTGGAGCCCTTTGATTTATAACTTCAGACATTACTTTAGACTCGGCGATGAGCTTGGTAAGACGTTTCGAGCCTGA
- a CDS encoding winged helix-turn-helix domain-containing protein, with protein sequence MNAHPTKMAETAKLVSDSSRAAMLTALLDDRFYTASELAGFAGIKPQTASFHLSKLADADMLFCQKQGRHRYYRLKNANIAQALESLLNIAPPGGIRSLRQSAEDQALRKARTCYDHLAGTLGVILAERLVEMGFLQEEESAFAVTEKGAACFKELGIDISQVRKKRRSFCHKCLDWSERRHHIAGALGAALLDLFFRMDWIRRRLKTRAVTVTPKGEKELERVFGLSIKKELSQKIIRN encoded by the coding sequence ATGAACGCTCATCCGACGAAAATGGCCGAGACCGCAAAGCTTGTCAGCGATTCTTCGCGGGCAGCCATGTTAACCGCACTGCTCGATGACCGCTTCTATACGGCCAGTGAGCTTGCCGGCTTTGCTGGTATTAAGCCGCAGACTGCAAGCTTTCACCTTTCCAAGCTGGCGGATGCCGATATGCTGTTCTGCCAAAAACAAGGCCGGCATCGTTATTACCGCCTGAAAAACGCAAACATTGCCCAAGCGCTGGAAAGTCTTCTGAACATTGCACCGCCCGGCGGGATTCGCTCCCTCAGGCAGTCAGCCGAAGATCAAGCGCTCCGAAAAGCGCGGACATGCTATGATCATCTGGCCGGGACACTCGGTGTCATACTTGCCGAACGGCTTGTGGAAATGGGATTTTTGCAAGAAGAGGAGAGCGCTTTTGCTGTGACTGAAAAAGGCGCCGCATGCTTCAAAGAACTGGGTATCGACATTTCCCAAGTCCGAAAAAAGCGCCGCTCCTTTTGCCACAAGTGCCTCGATTGGAGCGAAAGACGGCACCATATTGCGGGAGCTTTAGGGGCCGCATTGCTGGACTTATTTTTCCGCATGGATTGGATCAGGCGCCGTCTGAAAACAAGAGCTGTCACCGTCACCCCTAAAGGCGAAAAAGAACTGGAACGCGTTTTCGGCCTTTCAATAAAAAAAGAGCTGTCCCAAAAGATCATAAGAAATTGA
- the hxlB gene encoding 6-phospho-3-hexuloisomerase — protein sequence MKTTEFLQEIMKELNHSVGLIADEEAETLVDKILESKKIFVAGAGRSGFMAKSFVMRMMHMGIDAYVLGETVTPNFEEHDILMIGSGSGETKGLITIAEKAKSIGGTIAAVTLVPESTIGKLAHFTIQLPGAVKDRTNSDYQTIQPMGSLFEQTLLLFYDAVILRLMEKKGLDTNKMYGKHANLE from the coding sequence ATGAAGACTACTGAATTTTTACAGGAAATCATGAAGGAGCTCAATCATTCAGTAGGTTTAATCGCTGATGAGGAAGCTGAAACATTAGTAGACAAAATTCTTGAATCCAAAAAGATCTTTGTGGCTGGAGCCGGCAGATCAGGATTTATGGCAAAATCCTTTGTGATGCGAATGATGCATATGGGGATCGACGCTTATGTTTTAGGTGAAACGGTGACGCCAAACTTTGAAGAACATGATATTTTAATGATCGGCTCAGGTTCAGGTGAAACGAAGGGGTTGATTACCATTGCTGAAAAGGCAAAAAGTATTGGCGGAACAATTGCCGCTGTTACATTAGTACCGGAATCAACGATTGGAAAGCTTGCTCATTTCACCATTCAATTACCCGGGGCAGTCAAAGACCGAACCAACAGCGATTATCAAACCATTCAACCGATGGGCTCACTATTTGAGCAAACCCTTTTGCTTTTTTATGATGCGGTTATCTTAAGGTTGATGGAGAAAAAGGGATTAGATACAAATAAAATGTATGGAAAACATGCCAATCTAGAATAA
- the hxlA gene encoding 3-hexulose-6-phosphate synthase, which translates to MKLQLALDLVNIPEAKKVVKEVEEHIDIVEIGTPIIKIEGLKAVQEIKEAFPGLQVLADLKTMDAAAYEVQKASEANADIVTILGVAEDESIKGAVEEAKKQGKEVLVDLIAVKDIEARAKELDTFGVDYICVHTGYDLQAVGKNSFEDLQTIKRVVQHAKTAIAGGIKLETLPEVIKAQPDLVIVGGGIAGQEDKKAVAAKMQDMIQQG; encoded by the coding sequence ATGAAATTACAATTAGCGTTAGATCTTGTCAACATTCCGGAAGCGAAGAAAGTCGTCAAAGAGGTAGAAGAACATATTGATATCGTAGAGATTGGTACACCCATTATTAAAATTGAAGGGCTTAAAGCTGTTCAAGAAATAAAAGAAGCTTTCCCCGGGTTGCAAGTATTGGCAGACTTAAAAACAATGGATGCTGCAGCGTATGAAGTACAGAAAGCTTCCGAAGCAAATGCGGATATCGTGACGATTCTAGGCGTGGCTGAAGATGAATCGATTAAAGGAGCTGTTGAAGAAGCGAAAAAGCAAGGGAAGGAGGTTCTTGTTGATTTGATCGCGGTGAAAGATATCGAAGCGCGGGCAAAAGAGCTAGATACATTCGGCGTCGATTACATTTGTGTACATACGGGCTATGATCTTCAAGCCGTCGGTAAGAACTCATTCGAAGATCTTCAAACTATTAAACGTGTTGTTCAACATGCTAAAACAGCTATCGCCGGCGGAATTAAACTGGAAACATTGCCAGAAGTGATTAAGGCTCAACCGGATTTGGTTATTGTCGGCGGGGGAATCGCTGGGCAGGAAGATAAAAAAGCTGTTGCAGCCAAAATGCAAGATATGATTCAACAAGGTTGA
- a CDS encoding winged helix-turn-helix transcriptional regulator, with protein MKEKDDGMYSEKKLTLSVIEGKWKLIILCHLGLKGTKRFGELRKLIPAITKKMLTTQLRDLEEDGLVHREVYPVVPPKVEYSLTKQGESLFPILKALEDWGHNYMEQHCGTRKKVE; from the coding sequence ATGAAGGAAAAAGATGACGGCATGTATTCTGAGAAGAAACTAACATTGTCTGTTATAGAGGGTAAATGGAAGCTGATTATTTTATGTCATTTAGGCTTAAAAGGAACAAAGCGATTTGGAGAACTTAGAAAACTCATTCCGGCTATCACAAAGAAAATGTTGACGACTCAACTTAGGGATTTGGAAGAAGACGGACTCGTTCATCGAGAAGTATATCCAGTTGTTCCCCCTAAAGTAGAATATTCCTTGACAAAACAAGGTGAAAGTCTATTTCCAATTCTCAAAGCATTAGAAGATTGGGGTCACAATTATATGGAACAACATTGTGGAACACGAAAAAAGGTTGAATGA
- a CDS encoding arylamine N-acetyltransferase, giving the protein MMTALLDSLYKRIGYRSNQPVTFADLPEFLSLMALQFPFENSAVLNKERIPMTKEGLADALLNNQRGGLCYDLNAFLYYILKEIGFSVELVQGTVFKEDTQTWTLTGTHVAVVLREGHDTYLLDTGFGTNLPLAPVPFSGETVTSKTGAYRVRKTKTDKGDYLLEMNKGEGWQKGYAFTLKPIDEKVLASVRDVIFDDEGSPFNQKPLASKLTKNGKVILSKDHLTKHTEYGVTKEKVKDGEFANIFKDIFFDE; this is encoded by the coding sequence ATGATGACGGCTCTGCTCGATTCGCTCTATAAGAGGATCGGATACCGGTCCAATCAGCCTGTGACATTTGCCGATCTGCCTGAATTTTTATCATTAATGGCCCTTCAGTTTCCTTTTGAAAACAGTGCGGTTTTAAACAAGGAACGGATACCGATGACAAAAGAAGGTTTGGCGGACGCCTTGCTCAACAATCAGCGGGGCGGATTATGCTATGATTTAAACGCTTTTTTATATTATATTCTGAAGGAAATTGGTTTTTCTGTTGAGCTGGTTCAGGGAACGGTCTTCAAAGAAGATACGCAAACATGGACGCTGACAGGAACACATGTCGCCGTTGTCCTGCGGGAAGGCCATGATACTTATCTCCTTGACACGGGCTTCGGCACCAATCTTCCGCTTGCACCTGTCCCGTTTTCAGGAGAAACCGTCACTTCGAAAACGGGGGCTTACCGCGTCAGAAAGACCAAGACGGATAAAGGCGATTATCTTCTTGAAATGAATAAAGGTGAAGGCTGGCAGAAGGGGTATGCCTTTACATTAAAGCCGATCGATGAAAAAGTGCTCGCAAGCGTTCGCGATGTCATTTTTGATGATGAAGGATCACCATTTAATCAAAAGCCGCTCGCATCCAAACTGACGAAGAACGGAAAAGTGATTTTGTCAAAGGATCATTTGACAAAGCATACGGAATACGGGGTGACAAAAGAAAAGGTGAAGGACGGGGAATTTGCAAACATTTTTAAAGATATATTCTTTGATGAATAG
- a CDS encoding HPr family phosphocarrier protein, whose product MVQKKVEILLKTGLQARPAALFVQEANRFQSDIFLEKGEKKVNAKSIMGLMSLAVSSGAEVTLIADGTDEQEALDTLTAYVQEKS is encoded by the coding sequence ATGGTGCAAAAAAAAGTGGAAATTCTTTTGAAAACAGGCCTGCAAGCCCGGCCGGCGGCACTGTTTGTTCAGGAAGCCAACCGTTTTCAATCAGATATCTTTCTCGAAAAGGGAGAGAAAAAAGTGAATGCGAAAAGCATCATGGGGCTGATGAGCCTTGCTGTCAGTTCGGGGGCGGAAGTCACGCTCATCGCCGACGGAACCGATGAACAGGAAGCCCTTGATACGTTGACCGCATATGTTCAAGAAAAAAGCTGA
- the whiA gene encoding DNA-binding protein WhiA, whose amino-acid sequence MSFASETKKELTNLEVKDCCAKAELSALIRMNGSLSFSNRKVVLDVQTENAAIARRIYTLLKKQYDVSVELLVRKKMRLKKNNVYIVRLIENAKSILEDLKILGDNFVIVRSISEDLVKKRCCKRSYMRGAFLAGGSVNNPETSSYHLEIFSMYKEHNDSLCSLMNLFHLNSKTLERKKGYITYLKEAEKITEFLNVIGAHNSLLRFEDVRIVRDMRNSVNRLVNCETANLNKTIGASLRQVENIKFIDEKIGLDALPEKLREIAQLRIDYQEVTLKELGEMMTSGKISKSGINHRLRKLDEIAEQLRSGQSVSLK is encoded by the coding sequence ATGTCATTTGCATCGGAAACGAAAAAAGAACTTACAAACCTTGAAGTAAAGGATTGCTGCGCTAAAGCGGAACTTTCTGCCCTCATTCGGATGAACGGTTCATTGTCTTTTTCAAACCGAAAAGTGGTTCTCGATGTCCAAACCGAGAACGCGGCCATTGCAAGAAGGATTTATACTTTGCTCAAGAAGCAATATGACGTATCCGTCGAGCTGCTGGTGCGAAAGAAAATGAGACTGAAAAAAAACAATGTGTACATCGTGCGCCTGATCGAAAACGCAAAATCAATTCTCGAAGACTTAAAAATTCTCGGAGACAACTTCGTCATCGTCAGAAGCATTTCGGAAGACCTCGTCAAGAAGAGATGCTGCAAGAGGTCTTATATGAGAGGTGCGTTTTTAGCCGGAGGATCTGTCAACAATCCGGAGACATCTTCCTACCATCTCGAAATTTTTTCGATGTACAAAGAGCATAACGATTCATTATGCAGCCTCATGAACCTTTTTCATTTGAACAGCAAAACACTCGAGCGGAAAAAGGGATATATCACTTATCTGAAGGAAGCGGAAAAGATCACAGAATTTTTAAATGTCATCGGCGCACACAATTCTCTGCTTCGCTTTGAAGACGTCCGGATCGTGCGCGATATGAGAAATTCTGTCAACCGTCTCGTCAATTGCGAAACGGCTAATCTAAACAAGACGATCGGCGCTTCGCTCAGACAGGTTGAAAACATTAAATTCATCGATGAAAAAATCGGCCTTGATGCTTTGCCCGAAAAGCTGAGGGAAATTGCACAGCTCCGCATCGATTACCAGGAAGTGACCTTAAAGGAGCTCGGGGAAATGATGACGAGCGGGAAAATCAGCAAATCGGGCATCAATCACCGCCTCAGAAAACTGGATGAAATCGCAGAACAACTGCGTTCAGGACAATCTGTCTCTTTGAAATAA
- a CDS encoding YvcK family protein yields the protein MADQKKIAIFGGGTGLSVLLRGLKHQPVDITAIVTVADDGGSSGRLRNELSIPPPGDVRNVLAALSDVEPLVEDLFQHRFNKGGDLLGHSLGNLILAAMTNITGDFFHAVTEMSKVLNVRGRVLPAANTSVVLHAEMDDGRIISGESTIPSYGRRIKRVFLTPEKIEPVPETIEVIREADLLILGPGSLYTSILPNLLVPKIGEEILNAAAKKVYICNVMTQPGETLYYSAADHVKALNQHLGSPFIDTILVNSEEIPGDIRERYAKEQAQPVQFNIDDLTEMGLEVIKDQIVTYENGVIRHDTHKVASLLVDLLKE from the coding sequence ATGGCTGATCAGAAAAAAATCGCGATATTTGGCGGCGGAACAGGTCTTTCTGTTTTGCTGAGGGGATTAAAGCACCAGCCGGTCGACATTACGGCGATTGTGACGGTCGCTGATGACGGCGGCAGCTCCGGGAGATTGCGGAATGAGCTGTCCATTCCCCCGCCCGGGGATGTCAGGAATGTGCTGGCCGCGCTTTCCGACGTTGAACCTCTCGTTGAAGACCTGTTTCAGCACCGCTTCAACAAAGGCGGCGATTTGCTCGGCCATTCGCTTGGAAACTTGATTTTGGCGGCGATGACGAATATAACCGGTGATTTCTTTCACGCCGTCACCGAAATGAGCAAGGTCTTAAATGTGCGGGGCAGAGTGCTCCCGGCTGCAAATACAAGCGTTGTACTTCATGCGGAAATGGATGACGGAAGAATCATTTCGGGCGAGTCGACCATACCGTCCTACGGCCGGCGGATCAAAAGGGTGTTTCTAACCCCGGAAAAGATCGAGCCTGTTCCGGAAACAATTGAAGTCATACGCGAGGCTGATCTGCTCATACTTGGACCCGGCAGCCTGTACACGAGCATTCTGCCGAACTTGCTCGTCCCGAAAATAGGGGAGGAAATATTAAACGCAGCGGCTAAAAAGGTCTATATTTGCAATGTGATGACACAGCCCGGCGAAACGCTATATTACAGCGCTGCCGACCATGTCAAAGCGCTTAATCAGCATTTGGGAAGTCCGTTTATTGATACGATCCTTGTCAACAGCGAGGAAATTCCCGGGGATATCCGGGAAAGATATGCAAAAGAACAGGCTCAGCCCGTACAGTTCAACATTGACGATCTGACCGAGATGGGGCTTGAAGTCATCAAGGATCAGATTGTCACGTATGAGAATGGCGTCATCCGCCATGATACACATAAAGTCGCTTCGCTTCTTGTTGATTTGTTAAAAGAATAG
- the rapZ gene encoding RNase adapter RapZ, translated as MNANGSHDIQLVIITGMSGAGKTVAIQSFEDLGFFCVDNLPPSLLPKFLELMKESSSKMSKVALVMDLRGREFFDSLIEALDEIGETSWITPRILFLDAKDSILVSRYKETRRSHPLATTGLPLEGIETERELLEELKGRSQIIYDTSDMKPRDLREKIVQHFATDAGHTFTVNVMSFGFKYGIPIDADLVFDVRFLPNPYYIDSMRPLTGKDHEVSSYVMKWNETQKFLEKLTDLLSFMLPSYKREGKSQLVIAIGCTGGQHRSVTLAEYLSDYFKKDFYTHVTHRDIEKKSRK; from the coding sequence ATGAATGCAAACGGAAGCCATGACATTCAGCTTGTGATAATAACCGGTATGTCTGGAGCAGGGAAAACAGTGGCGATTCAAAGTTTTGAAGACCTCGGTTTTTTCTGTGTCGATAATTTGCCGCCGTCCTTGCTCCCGAAGTTTTTGGAACTGATGAAAGAGTCAAGTTCAAAAATGAGCAAGGTGGCTCTTGTGATGGATTTGCGCGGAAGGGAGTTTTTTGACAGCCTGATTGAGGCGCTTGATGAAATCGGTGAAACGTCTTGGATCACCCCGCGCATTTTATTTTTGGATGCAAAGGATTCGATTCTTGTGTCAAGGTATAAAGAAACAAGGCGGTCACACCCTCTCGCCACGACAGGACTGCCGCTTGAGGGAATCGAAACCGAACGCGAGCTTTTGGAGGAACTGAAAGGCCGATCACAGATTATTTATGACACATCTGATATGAAGCCGAGGGATCTTCGCGAAAAAATCGTCCAGCACTTTGCGACTGACGCGGGACACACCTTTACGGTAAACGTCATGTCATTCGGTTTTAAATACGGAATTCCGATTGACGCCGACCTTGTATTTGATGTGAGGTTTTTGCCGAACCCGTACTACATTGACAGCATGAGGCCGCTGACAGGCAAGGATCACGAAGTGTCTTCCTATGTGATGAAATGGAATGAAACGCAAAAGTTTCTTGAAAAGCTGACTGATCTTTTAAGCTTTATGCTCCCTTCGTACAAGCGCGAAGGAAAAAGCCAGCTCGTGATTGCGATCGGCTGCACAGGCGGTCAGCACCGCTCTGTGACGCTTGCGGAATATCTTTCCGATTATTTTAAAAAGGACTTCTATACTCATGTTACTCACCGGGACATCGAGAAAAAGAGCAGAAAATAG
- a CDS encoding 8-oxo-dGTP diphosphatase, with amino-acid sequence MTDLQRVTNCVLISDDQVLLLQKPRRGWWVAPGGKMERGETVRDAVIREYREETGLYVLNPKLKGIFTFIIKENDQVVSEWMMFTFVADHYTGKHVEESEEGIIKWHQAEDIENLPMAPGDVHILDFMMKGKGLLHGTFTYTPDFELLSYRLDPQRD; translated from the coding sequence GTGACAGACTTGCAAAGAGTGACGAATTGTGTGCTGATTTCCGATGATCAAGTCCTTTTGCTGCAAAAACCACGCAGAGGCTGGTGGGTGGCTCCCGGCGGGAAAATGGAACGCGGGGAAACGGTAAGGGACGCCGTCATCAGAGAATACCGCGAAGAGACGGGCCTGTATGTGCTAAACCCGAAGCTGAAAGGAATATTCACCTTCATCATAAAAGAAAATGATCAGGTTGTATCAGAATGGATGATGTTCACGTTCGTCGCCGATCATTATACTGGAAAGCATGTGGAGGAGTCTGAGGAAGGCATCATTAAATGGCATCAGGCAGAGGACATAGAGAATTTGCCGATGGCGCCCGGCGATGTTCACATACTTGACTTTATGATGAAAGGCAAGGGTCTGCTTCACGGCACCTTTACTTATACACCTGACTTTGAACTGCTGTCCTACCGTCTGGATCCGCAGCGCGACTAA
- the trxB gene encoding thioredoxin-disulfide reductase, with the protein MSEEKIYDCIIIGAGPAGMTAAVYTSRANLSTLMVERGVPGGQMANTEDVENYPGFESILGPELSNKMFEHAKKFGAEYAYGDIKEVVDNGDTKIVKAGSKEFKARAVIITAGAEYKKLGVPGEKELGGRGVSYCAVCDGAFFKNKELVVVGGGDSAVEEGVYLTRFASKVTIVHRRDKLRAQSILQARAFDNEKIDFKWNKTVKEIHEQDGKVGKVTLVDTVTGEEEEFRTDGVFIYIGMLPLSEPFKNLGITNEEGYIVTNEQMETKVDGIYAAGDIREKTLRQIVTATGDGSIAAQSVQHYIEELNEKEKAVK; encoded by the coding sequence GTGTCAGAAGAAAAGATTTATGACTGCATTATTATAGGAGCGGGTCCTGCAGGAATGACAGCGGCCGTCTATACATCGAGGGCGAACCTGTCAACATTGATGGTTGAAAGAGGGGTTCCCGGCGGACAAATGGCCAATACAGAGGATGTTGAGAACTATCCGGGGTTTGAAAGCATTCTGGGGCCTGAACTTTCAAATAAAATGTTTGAGCACGCGAAAAAATTCGGAGCGGAATACGCATACGGCGATATCAAAGAAGTCGTTGACAACGGAGACACGAAGATCGTCAAAGCCGGTTCCAAAGAATTCAAAGCCCGTGCTGTCATCATCACAGCCGGCGCTGAATACAAGAAGCTCGGCGTTCCGGGCGAAAAAGAGCTCGGCGGCCGCGGCGTTTCCTATTGTGCGGTATGTGACGGCGCATTCTTTAAAAACAAAGAGCTCGTCGTTGTCGGAGGCGGAGATTCTGCTGTAGAAGAAGGCGTCTACTTAACCCGTTTCGCTTCAAAAGTAACGATTGTTCACCGCCGCGATAAACTGAGAGCGCAAAGCATTCTTCAGGCCCGGGCGTTTGACAACGAAAAGATCGACTTCAAGTGGAACAAGACGGTCAAGGAAATCCACGAACAAGACGGAAAAGTCGGCAAAGTGACGCTTGTTGATACCGTCACAGGCGAGGAAGAAGAATTCCGTACGGATGGCGTCTTTATCTACATCGGCATGCTGCCGCTGTCAGAGCCGTTTAAAAACCTCGGCATTACAAATGAAGAGGGCTACATTGTAACAAACGAACAGATGGAAACAAAAGTCGATGGCATCTACGCCGCCGGGGACATCCGTGAAAAAACCCTTCGCCAAATCGTTACTGCAACAGGCGATGGAAGCATTGCCGCACAGAGTGTTCAGCATTACATTGAAGAGCTGAATGAAAAAGAAAAGGCTGTAAAATAA